Genomic window (Rhodohalobacter sp. SW132):
TTAATTTTGGACAATAGTTTATTTGTCTGAAGGACATTTTCATCCGTAAAATATTTACTATCTTTTCGAGTGTCGTAGCCGGTAAACTTGAAATGTGGTGTTATTTTTCCCGTAAGCAAACCACGCTGTAACGGACTATATGGAAGGATGTGCATTTGTCTTTCAATCGCTTGCGGAATCACGTTTTTCTCAATCTTGCGATTAATCATACTATAAGGCACCTGATTGGAGGCAAGAGGAATCGTTTTCAGAGCTTCATCTACCTGTTCTGTAGTATAATTACAAACTCCGGCTGCACGTACTTTTCCTTCATCAATCAATTCGGTAACAGCCTCCATGGTTTCGGAGATTGGTGTAGAACCGTCCGGCCAGTGAATTTGATACAGATCTATAGTTTCTATATTGAGCCGTCGAAGACTGGCCTCGCATTCTTTTTTTACCCGTTCTTTTGAGGCCCATCTATATATTTTTACAGGATTACCCGCATCATCCTGACTGTTAGAATGGAATCTGCCGTCATTTGTCTCCCAATTAAGGCCATATTTGGTGAGAATTTGGTATTGATTACGATCTGTATTTTTTAGTGCTTTTCCAATCAGTTCTTCACTCTTTCCGAATCCATATACTGGAGCGGTGTCAATCGTAGTCATTCCAAGGTCAACTGCGGTTTTCACAGCTTTGATGGCGTCAATCTCGTCTGCACCGCCCCACATCCATCCACTTATAGCCCAAGCACCGAATGCAATGGGAGATACTTGTATGTCTGAAAGTCCAAGTTGTCGTAATTCCATTTATTAACCTATCTAAAGTTAGTTAGTATATCCCGTTTTTTTCCATTTTCTGTAATTGGATAATAAACAGATCCAATTGGAATATGGGATACTGTGGTTAATTTTCAGTATGTCTGTGACAAACCAAGGTGATTCAGGAATTTTCAGCACCAAAAGCTAAAACTGATTCTTACTCAATTCCAGGAGTGCCTCTAGTCAGTGGCACCGTCACAATTGTTGGTTCCTCACCCTCAATATGAATTCTTACTTTACCGGTATTCTGATCCATGAGATCTGCCCCAACTTCCGGCACTGATCCACTGGCCGGAACCAGAACCCAGGCAAAGGTAGAATTATTATCGATCTGTGCTGTATAAACAGCCGTTGGAGTGGGTTCTTTATTTCCATAAGTCTCACTATACCAGCCCCGTATATATGGCTCGGTTTGACCTTTGATGATCTCAACATCCCAGGAAACCTCACCGGCGGGAACAAGGCGTAAATTCCCTTTGGAGGTGTCATTGGATACCACCTGTATGTCCTCAATCACCGCATGTACATCCGGGGCAAAATGCCATAACGCTTCCAGTTTTCGAGGCCTGTCGGTAGTTACCCGGTCAACAACCACCCAGTATTTTCCCCTGACATAAAATACGGCACGAGTATGTTCAGCTTCACCTTCTGTATTCTCATATCCTCCGGTAAATGTATCTACAGCATAATCAAATTCTTCAGTATTTACATAATCAATCCCTTCCTCCAGCGGATCTTCTGCAATTCTATCCCAGACATCCTGGCCGGCACCATCTATTAAAATTACGTTTTGTGAAAATGAACTGCGAAAATAACCTCTCCACATGGTGGGATCAAAACTGAAATAGTCCTCATGGGTATATCTTCCGGTATCTACCAGTAAATCCCTGCCGTATGCATGAACGGATAAATGCAGCATATCCCGGTGCTGATGGCCGGTTCCGTAAGGTCCAGTATGGAAAAACCCCCAGTGGCTATCCGCATCCCAGCCGTTGCGCATAACATGGATTCCAGCCCATGGAAATACCCGCGATGGCAATCCGTCAGGTTTCATGCCCTCTTCCCCATTTGTAGCGATGTATATCCAGTCGGGCCTGTCAAAAATATCTGCTGCACCTAAAACGACGGAAGCCATATCTCTTCTGTCGGAGTCGTTATTCAAAGGTTGGTAACCATCAGGACGCATACTATATACAAGGTAGTTGTACATCTCCTCTACTCTCTTTAAGTATAAATCGGAAACTGAACGACCGGCATTGCGATAATTTTCTATCAAGGTCTCAAAATGCCTCAGTGCAACAAGTTGATACGTGCTTGTTAACTCCGTTTGAACACCATCAGGATACACCTGTATTTCTAGTTCTTCTTCCATCTTTTCGAGTGCATACTCAACCCAATCATCAGCCTGTTGGAATTCAGGAAATGCCAGACCCACTAAGCCAAGACCGTTCAGCTCCATAGTTCCATGATTATGTCCTATAGCATGATGTTCCTTCAGATAAAGTGCATGTATGGGAATACTTGATAACATCATTATACGGGCCGCCGGAGAAAAATCCTCAGCATTCTGAAATCCATAAAAAGCCTGGGGCCAGGTATCTCCCATTCGATTACCGGCTTCGAGAACACGCCAGATTACTTCATTTATATCCCGCCAGTCCAGTTCAACAGTTGTGGTTCGCAGAACCTCCCATATTCTATGATCCTTATCAGGCAACGGGTTATGTAGGATCCAGTCCCGTATGATCAGATCGAATTTCTCTGCATAGGCATCCTGACCAGTTTCATGCCAACCTCTTAATAGATCAATGAAAAATCGGTGTCTGTTTATAAAATAACCGAATTCCGCATCGTTTCGTGGTCCGTGATAGGTCCAGTCCCACCCACCGTTTTCAGTCAGTGGAATTTCAGCCAAACCATTTCGGGTAATCTTATCATTCAAGAGTTGCTCTGCACGGTTTCGATCTTCAGTGCTTTCAAATGTATAGGGTTTCTCCCTCAGCCAGAGACCGGAGTCTGAATTCTTGTAATAGGTAATCAGCCGGTTTGCGGCTGAAACCGTATCTGCATTTTGCAGCGACTGCGATACAGGTTCGAGACCGGGATACTCCAGATCAAGATGAGAAAATAAAGACCTGATAATTTCGGGATGAGACTCCCATAAATCCTCTATAGAAATGATATCCTGCCAGCCTGAGTTCAAAGTATCATCTGCGGTTTCGGTTAAGCACCCCCAGGCATCATCAAAACAAATAGTTGAATGAGAACTAGCATGAACATTTATGATTAGTGCTAATATCAATATCGGAAAGAGTATTAGTGAATGGAGGAGATTTCCGGTGATTGTATTCATTCTGGGATCTGTTTTATTATTTCACAAATATTGTTAATGATGTTTCATGTCTGCTAGAACCGCACCCCAAGGTTTGCAATAAATCCTCTGTGGAATGTGTTGCTTTCATAGAATTTCAATGAATCTGTAAAACCATGGGAATAGTATCCCTCTATAAAAAATCCATAGGGAAAATGCAGCCCCATCCCCAGATCAGCACTAAAATTTATTTTACTGTAATGCTGGTCCACCACACTGGCAATATTGGTTTGTGTATGTGATTCTCCCTGCGGCGTTCTGAGAGCAAAAGAATGATCAAAACCCGCTACTACAGAAAATGTGGGTCCGAGAAGAA
Coding sequences:
- a CDS encoding aldo/keto reductase, which encodes MELRQLGLSDIQVSPIAFGAWAISGWMWGGADEIDAIKAVKTAVDLGMTTIDTAPVYGFGKSEELIGKALKNTDRNQYQILTKYGLNWETNDGRFHSNSQDDAGNPVKIYRWASKERVKKECEASLRRLNIETIDLYQIHWPDGSTPISETMEAVTELIDEGKVRAAGVCNYTTEQVDEALKTIPLASNQVPYSMINRKIEKNVIPQAIERQMHILPYSPLQRGLLTGKITPHFKFTGYDTRKDSKYFTDENVLQTNKLLSKIKPIADKYNASFAQLAIHWTANRPGIGSVLVGARNEDQVKENAGALSFTLTQDELNRITAHLDEFSLNNVGVAPS
- a CDS encoding alginate lyase family protein, which translates into the protein MNTITGNLLHSLILFPILILALIINVHASSHSTICFDDAWGCLTETADDTLNSGWQDIISIEDLWESHPEIIRSLFSHLDLEYPGLEPVSQSLQNADTVSAANRLITYYKNSDSGLWLREKPYTFESTEDRNRAEQLLNDKITRNGLAEIPLTENGGWDWTYHGPRNDAEFGYFINRHRFFIDLLRGWHETGQDAYAEKFDLIIRDWILHNPLPDKDHRIWEVLRTTTVELDWRDINEVIWRVLEAGNRMGDTWPQAFYGFQNAEDFSPAARIMMLSSIPIHALYLKEHHAIGHNHGTMELNGLGLVGLAFPEFQQADDWVEYALEKMEEELEIQVYPDGVQTELTSTYQLVALRHFETLIENYRNAGRSVSDLYLKRVEEMYNYLVYSMRPDGYQPLNNDSDRRDMASVVLGAADIFDRPDWIYIATNGEEGMKPDGLPSRVFPWAGIHVMRNGWDADSHWGFFHTGPYGTGHQHRDMLHLSVHAYGRDLLVDTGRYTHEDYFSFDPTMWRGYFRSSFSQNVILIDGAGQDVWDRIAEDPLEEGIDYVNTEEFDYAVDTFTGGYENTEGEAEHTRAVFYVRGKYWVVVDRVTTDRPRKLEALWHFAPDVHAVIEDIQVVSNDTSKGNLRLVPAGEVSWDVEIIKGQTEPYIRGWYSETYGNKEPTPTAVYTAQIDNNSTFAWVLVPASGSVPEVGADLMDQNTGKVRIHIEGEEPTIVTVPLTRGTPGIE